A part of Rhodamnia argentea isolate NSW1041297 chromosome 8, ASM2092103v1, whole genome shotgun sequence genomic DNA contains:
- the LOC125316241 gene encoding probable NAD(P)H dehydrogenase (quinone) FQR1-like 1, giving the protein MGAPAKSDVPIITPNELVEADGIMFGFPTRFGMMAAQFKAFMDATGGLWGSQKLAGKPAGIFYSTRSQGGGRETTLLTAITQLTHHSMIFVPVGYTFGAGMFEMEKVKEGSPYGAGTFAGDSSRQPSELELGLAFHQGKYFADTAKKLRASA; this is encoded by the exons ATGGGTGCTCCGGCGAAGAGCGATGTGCCGATAATCACTCCGAATGAGCTCGTGGAGGCCGATGGCATTATGTTCGGCTTCCCGACCCGGTTCGGGATGATGGCTGCGCAATTCAAGGCCTTCATGGACGCAACCGGCGGCCTCTGGGGCTCGCAGAAGCTGGCAGGCAAGCCCGCGGGGATCTTCTACAGCACCAGGTCTCAAGGAGGTGGACGGGAGACCACTCT ATTGACCGCGATCACCCAGCTGACCCACCACAGCATGATCTTCGTCCCCGTCGGGTACACCTTCGGGGCCGGCATGTTCGAGATGGAGAAGGTGAAGGAGGGGAGCCCATACGGCGCGGGGACTTTTGCCGGCGACAGCTCAAGGCAGCCTTCGGAGCTGGAGCTCGGGCTTGCGTTCCACCAGGGCAAGTACTTCGCCGACACCGCAAAGAAGCTTAGGGCCTCTGCTTAA